The Nonlabens spongiae genome contains a region encoding:
- a CDS encoding peptide MFS transporter: MDDTQFTNDVVDNEKELDALIGPQAFGHPKGLFYLFFAELWERFSFYGMRALLVLYMTKELLFDDTMSYGIYAAYGSLVYATPLIGGYIADKLIGYRKSIMLGGILMALGHFVLSIEHPVFFYGSLALLIVGNGLFKPNISSMVGGLYKEGDNRRDAGFTIFYMGINLGAFIAPLICGYLGEEFGWHYGFGLAGIGMLVGLIFFYRGTKDNVFGDIGLPPSQELYEKKTLGLNMGNMITVLSFIAVPIFAIIVWQYEYESYLVYLLSAVILGVVIYIMTTVSAVERGRLIVIVYFTILASLFWAIFEQAGSSLTTFADRNVELSLLSASQTNSINPGFIILLAIPFSWMWTKLSAARKNPSSPVKFGIGLALLGLGFLIFALSAQSADSNALTPMSYLVIGYGVLTIGELFLSPIGLSKVSELSPAKFVSFLLGVWFLSSFYGHFFAGGIAKLTSSEKGSENIFASGFFGDIVESVTGMTQSGAEAAGDSFSQLYSYVSVYASFGVITIAVGLFAILISPIMKKLMHGIR, from the coding sequence ATGGACGATACTCAATTTACAAATGACGTGGTCGATAATGAGAAGGAATTAGACGCCTTGATTGGACCTCAGGCTTTTGGTCACCCAAAAGGACTCTTTTATCTGTTCTTTGCGGAATTGTGGGAAAGATTTTCATTCTATGGAATGAGAGCTTTACTGGTACTCTACATGACCAAGGAACTATTATTTGATGATACCATGAGTTATGGTATTTATGCAGCCTATGGTTCATTAGTTTATGCTACACCCTTGATAGGAGGTTATATAGCAGATAAATTAATAGGGTATAGAAAATCCATCATGCTAGGTGGTATTCTCATGGCATTAGGTCACTTTGTTCTTTCGATCGAGCATCCAGTTTTCTTTTACGGGTCACTTGCATTATTAATTGTTGGGAATGGACTTTTTAAGCCTAATATTTCCTCGATGGTAGGTGGGCTTTATAAGGAGGGCGATAATAGGCGTGATGCAGGTTTTACTATCTTCTACATGGGAATAAATCTAGGAGCTTTCATAGCGCCTTTGATATGTGGATATCTAGGTGAGGAGTTTGGTTGGCATTATGGTTTCGGTTTAGCTGGTATAGGTATGCTCGTTGGTTTAATATTTTTTTATAGAGGAACAAAGGATAATGTTTTTGGTGATATAGGACTGCCTCCTAGTCAAGAGTTGTATGAAAAGAAAACACTTGGACTAAACATGGGAAACATGATTACGGTTCTATCTTTTATAGCTGTGCCAATTTTTGCCATTATAGTATGGCAGTATGAGTACGAATCATATTTGGTTTACCTATTGTCAGCTGTAATTCTCGGAGTGGTAATTTATATCATGACCACCGTAAGTGCTGTTGAACGTGGACGTTTAATTGTAATCGTCTATTTCACAATTCTTGCCTCACTTTTTTGGGCTATTTTTGAACAGGCAGGAAGTTCACTTACAACTTTTGCAGATAGGAATGTTGAACTTTCGCTGTTGAGTGCTTCACAAACAAATAGTATTAACCCTGGATTTATAATATTACTTGCTATTCCTTTTTCTTGGATGTGGACCAAATTAAGTGCTGCAAGAAAAAATCCTAGCTCACCTGTTAAATTTGGTATAGGTCTGGCGCTGCTAGGCCTTGGGTTTTTGATTTTTGCCCTATCAGCTCAGAGCGCTGATTCTAACGCTCTTACTCCCATGAGTTATTTAGTTATAGGTTATGGTGTTTTGACTATAGGTGAACTGTTCTTATCCCCAATAGGGTTGTCTAAGGTATCCGAACTTTCGCCGGCTAAATTTGTTTCATTTCTTCTAGGTGTTTGGTTCCTTAGTAGTTTTTATGGGCACTTCTTTGCTGGAGGAATTGCTAAATTGACAAGCTCTGAAAAAGGCAGTGAAAACATTTTTGCTAGTGGATTTTTTGGTGATATTGTGGAATCCGTAACTGGAATGACTCAATCTGGTGCTGAAGCTGCTGGGGATTCATTTTCTCAACTCTACAGCTATGTAAGTGTTTATGCAAGTTTTGGTGTTATAACTATTGCTGTAGGTTTATTTGCAATTCTCATATCACCTATTATGAAAAAACTCATGCACGGAATCCGCTAA
- a CDS encoding thioredoxin family protein, with translation MKKILIVFLLFSGVCFGQVQWMSMNDALEAQKQEPRKILLKAYTDWCSVCKWMEKHAFAKAEIAQFINENYYPVAFNAEGDEQIIYKGKAYGNPNKKRNYRSQNEFAELLNIIEYPTLVFFDEKGEMINPVPGKMDSRKLEIYITMLLDDTYKSINTGKKWRDYQRDFEYQLQG, from the coding sequence ATGAAAAAGATCTTGATTGTTTTTCTTTTGTTTTCGGGTGTGTGCTTTGGTCAGGTGCAGTGGATGTCCATGAACGATGCGCTGGAGGCTCAGAAACAGGAACCACGCAAAATTCTTTTAAAGGCTTACACAGACTGGTGTTCTGTATGTAAGTGGATGGAGAAGCACGCTTTCGCGAAAGCGGAAATAGCACAGTTCATTAATGAAAATTACTATCCCGTCGCCTTCAATGCAGAAGGTGATGAACAAATTATCTACAAGGGAAAGGCCTACGGGAATCCCAACAAAAAACGTAACTACCGCTCACAAAACGAGTTTGCCGAGTTGCTTAATATTATAGAATATCCCACTCTGGTATTCTTTGATGAAAAGGGTGAGATGATCAATCCCGTTCCCGGTAAAATGGACTCCCGCAAGCTGGAGATCTATATTACCATGTTGCTTGATGACACCTACAAGTCCATCAATACGGGTAAAAAATGGCGTGATTATCAGCGCGATTTTGAGTACCAGCTACAGGGATAA